One genomic segment of Brassica napus cultivar Da-Ae chromosome A3, Da-Ae, whole genome shotgun sequence includes these proteins:
- the LOC106356323 gene encoding F-box protein At1g69090-like — MASLPLALAQSPPPLHCWSELPLDLMQLIFERLGFTDFERAKSVCSSWLSGSRQSKPNNKIPWMILLPKKKNYFLLFNPEDREEKLYKTQHLGDDFAHSVCFATCRSWLLMAILPVERLYILNLLTLERINLPISCGSYNTILWIDERSKDYLVIGEDLAYFKKGDNSWKKISEQLSGSLKGMVFKDHKLYGLTKEELRIFDFSGEFPMQVSRVNVGGCVKLKIKKIGGMRSPEPWKFYELRRRNNVVLTLGGDVLIVRSKSPCMSYSWNFRIFKMDSSNGKIKWKEIFSLGDEAIILDLGITVLAKDQEGITNNSIYFTAHEMDWFDNDIFVFNLDTNKVEQLPQLVSSISFSEAHWFLPSFRNG, encoded by the coding sequence ATGGCTTCACTACCATTAGCCTTAGCCcaatctcctcctcctcttcattGTTGGTCCGAGCTTCCTCTAGATCTCATGCAACTGATCTTCGAGCGCCTTGGATTTACCGATTTCGAACGAGCTAAATCAGTTTGTTCATCTTGGCTATCTGGTTCTAGACAATCTAAGCCAAACAATAAGATCCCTTGGATGATTCTACTCCCCAAGAAAAAGAATTACTTTCTCTTGTTCAATCCTGAAGATAGAGAAGAAAAACTCTACAAAACTCAACATCTTGGCGACGACTTTGCACATAGTGTATGTTTTGCGACTTGTAGAAGCTGGCTTTTGATGGCGATTTTACCTGTAGAACGTCtttacattttaaatcttttaaCCCTCGAGAGGATCAATCTACCTATATCGTGTGGATCTTACAATACGATATTGTGGATAGACGAGAGAAGCAAAGATTACCTTGTTATAGGAGAAGATCTTGCTTATTTCAAGAAAGGTGATAACTCGTGGAAAAAAATCTCTGAACAGTTGTCAGGTTCCCTAAAAGGCATGGTATTCAAAGATCACAAGCTCTATGGTCTCACCAAAGAAGAACTCCGAATTTTCGACTTTTCTGGTGAGTTTCCTATGCAAGTTTCCAGAGTTAATGTAGGGGGTTGcgtaaaactaaaaataaaaaaaataggcGGGATGAGATCGCCTGAACCATGGAAATTCTATGAGCTTCGCAGGAGGAATAATGTGGTACTCACTTTAGGAGGAGATGTCTTAATTGTAAGGAGCAAAAGTCCTTGTATGTCCTATTCATGGAACTTTAGAATCTTCAAGATGGATTCATCAAATGGAAAGATTAAATGGAAGGAGATTTTTTCTTTGGGAGATGAGGCGATTATTTTAGATTTGGGTATTACAGTGCTTGCCAAGGACCAGGAAGGCATCACTAATAACTCCATTTACTTCACTGCTCATGAGATGGATTGGTTCGACAATGACATCTTTGTATTCAATCTCGATACAAACAAGGTTGAACAACTACCACAACTTGTTTCCTCTATTTCATTCTCTGAAGCTCATTGGTTCTTACCAAGTTTCAGGAATGGGTGA